In a single window of the Candidatus Margulisiibacteriota bacterium genome:
- a CDS encoding DUF4115 domain-containing protein: MTDNILGAPGDPAPENLTLGQRLKQAREAKQLGLSEAAEQIKIKKTFLEYLEQDEFQKLPNPVTAKGFAKVYAVFLGLSVEEIAAEFNALFPGEAGHKRAVAKVQVGLTVDKRTLFPNGMRSMNAPGFNNFHSTRNKRNNKWLWRLALGVVLFVCAGGIFIYSINSSLNGITNTNLRQQTDVPRLNSKDTPESKQQNFNPNKVYIDATALNRTYISVIIDGRTIFQGNLERGDSKTWEGDQYIKIRATIPRNLRLYVNGKDAGVLDEQSTMLEKTFFTPGNQEKKDTPPPAPRPPVREPASAAAPTPAPATQQAAPVNEVPAAPATTNRNSIFGFL, translated from the coding sequence ATGACAGACAATATTTTAGGAGCGCCGGGTGATCCAGCGCCGGAAAACCTCACTCTCGGCCAGCGTCTGAAACAGGCGCGCGAGGCCAAACAGTTAGGTCTGTCTGAGGCAGCCGAACAAATTAAAATTAAAAAAACTTTTCTGGAATATTTGGAGCAGGATGAATTCCAAAAGCTGCCGAATCCGGTCACGGCCAAAGGCTTCGCCAAAGTGTACGCTGTTTTTCTGGGACTGTCCGTCGAGGAAATCGCCGCGGAATTTAACGCGCTTTTTCCCGGCGAGGCCGGTCATAAACGCGCCGTAGCGAAAGTGCAAGTCGGCCTGACCGTCGACAAGCGCACGCTTTTTCCCAACGGTATGAGGTCAATGAACGCGCCCGGATTTAACAATTTTCACTCCACGCGCAATAAGAGAAACAACAAATGGCTCTGGCGGCTGGCTTTGGGCGTGGTGTTGTTCGTCTGTGCCGGCGGAATTTTTATTTACAGCATTAATTCTTCGCTGAACGGCATTACCAATACCAATCTGCGCCAGCAAACCGATGTTCCGCGGCTGAATTCTAAAGACACGCCGGAGTCCAAGCAGCAAAATTTCAACCCGAACAAGGTTTACATTGACGCCACAGCACTGAACCGGACTTATATTTCCGTCATCATCGACGGCCGCACAATTTTTCAGGGCAATCTGGAGCGCGGTGACAGCAAGACCTGGGAAGGCGACCAGTACATCAAAATCCGCGCCACGATCCCGCGCAATCTGCGTCTGTATGTCAATGGCAAAGATGCTGGCGTGCTCGACGAGCAGTCCACTATGCTAGAAAAAACTTTCTTCACGCCGGGCAATCAAGAAAAGAAAGACACTCCGCCGCCCGCGCCCAGGCCGCCAGTCAGAGAGCCTGCGTCGGCCGCCGCTCCTACCCCGGCTCCAGCCACTCAGCAAGCGGCTCCGGTCAACGAAGTGCCGGCCGCGCCGGCAACAACAAACAGAAATTCGATTTTTGGTTTTCTCTGA
- the scpB gene encoding SMC-Scp complex subunit ScpB has protein sequence MTETALNNLLPQLEILLFMARQPLLLEQLARYLETPEETTLQLIAELTAQYADPAHGLQIVNISDGYQFATKPEYSKPLELYINTPQEFSLSAAAMETLTIIAYRQPVSKSELEAIRGLNSDWIVKSLQDKELVEEQGRSEGLGRPTLYGTTEKFLRHFGLKNLQDLPPEPKFKMATDQETTAEKLQQFAAAQTAAIISTADDPVSAAKSPQN, from the coding sequence ATGACGGAAACAGCGCTCAATAATTTACTGCCGCAGCTGGAAATTTTGCTGTTCATGGCGCGGCAGCCGCTGCTGCTGGAACAATTGGCGCGTTATCTGGAAACGCCGGAAGAAACCACACTGCAGCTCATCGCGGAGCTGACCGCCCAATACGCCGATCCGGCACACGGCTTGCAAATCGTCAATATCTCCGACGGTTATCAATTTGCGACCAAGCCGGAATACTCCAAGCCGCTGGAACTATACATCAACACGCCGCAGGAATTTTCGCTGTCCGCGGCGGCCATGGAAACACTGACGATCATCGCCTACCGCCAGCCGGTCTCCAAAAGCGAGCTCGAGGCGATCCGCGGTCTTAATTCCGACTGGATAGTCAAGTCGCTGCAGGACAAAGAGCTTGTCGAGGAACAAGGCCGCTCCGAAGGCCTTGGCCGGCCGACCCTTTATGGCACAACCGAAAAATTTTTGCGGCATTTTGGGCTTAAAAACCTGCAGGATCTGCCGCCCGAACCAAAATTCAAAATGGCGACCGATCAGGAAACAACCGCGGAAAAGCTCCAGCAGTTCGCGGCGGCGCAAACCGCCGCAATAATCTCAACCGCTGACGATCCGGTATCAGCCGCAAAATCTCCGCAAAATTGA